The Salvelinus fontinalis isolate EN_2023a chromosome 34, ASM2944872v1, whole genome shotgun sequence region aaacagtcccgtgtggtgcacagacacagacacggaagacaaccacccaccaacaaacagtgtgaacagcctacctttatatggttctcaatcagaggaaaagtcaaacacctgtctctgattgagaaccatataaggctaattacaaatgacctaaacatagaaacacaaaacatagaatgcccaccccaactcacgccctgaccaactaaacacatacaaaaataacagaaaacaggtcaggaacgtgacaggtaatAATTGTGTAAATACCTATTATATTACAATATCGTTATACATTGAGTAGTAATATGGAGTGGAGTGTAACGTGTGTAGGCCTAATGATGATGTATTATTACATGTTAGGCCTACTTTCTTAGCAGATATAATGTAATTCTGAGTGATCGTATTCTGTCTATCAAAGATGTCATCGAGTAACCACATAATAGAAGGAGAACTACATGTGAGGCGTTACCTGTCCTATTGTGTCAAGGAGAGTCCTAGTGTAGTTCCACAAAGTGTACACCGTACAGATATGACATTACGTGTCTCCACGGCATCACTTGAGGCTCTTGCCTACCATTCTCTCTGATGTGTCAGGAGCAGCTCACAGGACCTGTCTTGTTCCAAACTGGAAATAGCTCTTTGATGTCGCTTGCTTCTAGGATCAAACCGTAAAAAGTACCAGCCAAAGTCTTGGTGTCGCTCATTTCCCATCAGTAATCCCTTTGTTTAATTCAGGCAAAACGAGAAGAAATGGGATGAGTTCTCCACTTTTCAGTTACTCTTTATTCCATTCTTGTGTGAGATTATGTTAATCCCTGCATCATACTTTAGTGTAAAATATGAAATGTATGTTGCTATGATCCTAATATGATATTTCAACTGCATATCTACTATAACAACAATGTTGTGGTCATAATGACCCATGCGAATCAAAGAACAAAGTGATGAACGAGGTCAGAGTTCGATACCTTTTACACCGTTACCtttagctacagtgccttcagaaagcattcacaccccttgactttttccacattttgttgttaatgcctgaatttaaaaatgattaaatgtagattttgtgtcgctggcctacacacaataccccacactGTCaacgtggaattatgtttttatgaATTTTTACGAATGAATTCAAATAAAAGCTGAAGTGTCTTGAGTCTTTGttacggcaagcctaaatacgttcagtaCTTAAAATTTGCTTAATAAGTTGCaggactgtgtgcaataatagtgtttaacatgatttttgaatgactacctcatgtctataccccacacatacaatcatctgtaaggtccctcagtcgcgcagtgaatttcaaacaaagaccagggaggtttttccaatgccttgataagaagggcacctattggtagatgggtagaaataaaaaagcagacattgagtacccctttgagcatggtgaagttattaattacacttttgatggtgaatcaatacaccctgtcactacaaagTAAAGGTATCCTTCCtcactcagttgccagagaggaaggaaaccgctcagggatttcaccataaggccaatggtgactttaaaacagttatagtttaatggctgtgataggagaaaactgagggtgGATGAACAACatcgtagttactccacaatactaacctaaatgacagagtgaaaagaaggaagcctgtacagaataaaaatattccaaaactggAGAAATGTGTCAAAGAACtgaacttcatgtcctgaatacaaagtgttatgtttggggcaaacacatcactgagtaccactcttcctattttcaagcatggtggtggctgcatcctgttatgggtatgcttgtcattggcaaggactagggagtttctaTTAGAATAAAAATAattggaatagagctaagcacaggcaaaatccaaaACATGGTTCAGTTTGATTTCAACATACACTGGGAgagaaattcacctttcagcaggacaataaactaAAACACAAGACCACATATccaatggagttgcttaccaagatgacactgaatgtttctgagtggcctagttacagttttgacttacatccgcttgaaaatctatggtaagacttgaaaatagctgtctagcaatgatcgacaatcaacttgacagagcttgaagaatttaaaaagaataatgtaaAAATAtcttacaatccaggtgtgcaaatctcttagagacttacccagaaagactcacagatgtaatctctgccaaaagtGATTCTAACATATTGACTcgaaggtgtgaatacttatataaatggaatatatatatatatttttttaattatttgaaaaacatttttcactttgtcattatggggtattgtgtgtagatgggtgagagaaaatatatttaatcaattttgaattcaggctgtaacgcaacaaaatgtggaataagtcaaggggtatgaatactttctgaaggcacagtacaTACAGGTCAACCTAGTCAGGTTTCCAATGTGAAGACAGTTTGTGCATGCAGCTTCTGCTTTTCCTGGCCTACCTCCTCTCCTACACAGTCATGTGAGGCCTCATAGCCAATCAGACAATGTATAGCCAACACTCATTAGGCTCATTCAAATGTGATTGGCTATAGCGAACACTTACACATCCCACTTTTAggtgtaaacataactatgttaaTATCATACTGGAAAATCTTGGGCAGTGACATTCCTCTTCATGAAATAAATATCTTCCTTGCTCCGCCTTACTAGCCTGCACCGTCCAAGAGAAACACCTCGCAAAAACTTCACAGCAATGGCCACTCTCTAAGAGGGAAATAAACAAACGTCTTGATTCTCGCTGATTGTGAGGGAACCCGACTGATAAACTCTCTCTCTTAGTAGTGGCAGGAGTCCAAAGAAAGCAAATACAGATGGACAAGCATAGACGCAGGCGCCACACCTCAAATGATCACGCACATAAACCACATCAGTCGGGCCATTACTTCCTGCTCCTGTGTTTACTGATCTAGTAAGGGCTTCAGGGCATGACTTCTGTTGTCTAAACAATGGCTGGCGTCTTCCTCGTGCTTATGTCTGCGTTATGGTCTGGTCCCAGGTAGAGTGAACTAGAAGTACCAACTGATGTTTCACATGAGAAGCTGAATGAACATGTCCATTCCCATAGCGACTCACTTCAGGAGGTTGGGAAGTGCTAGCTTGAGCTAGCTGAACTTGAGCCAAGAAGCGACTCTCTGCTGAGATGCAGCACTGAGGATACAAGTTTGGACAGTTTAGATGGTCTTTCTTTTGGTCGATAAGACACCCCAGTTGCCCTTTTCAACCTTAAACTTGACATTAATCGTAATTCTTCGCCTTCCACTAATGCTAATGTGAAGTTTACGAATGCTCCTTCTGTTAATAACATCTCACTTTGTCTCAACCCGTGTTTCAATGGCCTTCACAATTGATGTTGATCAGCTGATATATCATAGAAGGGATGAAGTGATTCTCACCCTCTTCAAATATGAACGCACACCACCTCAACCCCCACACCCCTCATCCCACTCTCCTCTATCTCcgccacatgcacacacaccaagGTACGCCAGTGAACTGAACTGACCCCATTCATTCCGGTGGTTATTTGAATGTTCAATTGATTCATACCTGTCACTGCTAGGGTCCCAGGGTTGTGAGTGTGCTCCGCCATTGACCAGGCAGATAGGGACCTCTGAAGTTGGGATCGATCAGGTGTCTTTGTTTTTcattggggggtgggggtggggggggggggggtgcagtggAGGCTGACTGCTGATAGGCAAGTGACGATTCCTGccacagccacacacactcatCTTGGCTGAACCCTGTCTGGCCCACTCCACTTTTTTCCCTCAAGGCCCCCTGAGTTTGGTGACTCCAGAGGTCTGTGACCCGGTTCTAGTTCTCAGTTTCCTCTCCTTAAACTTGATTCCATGAACACTAGGAAGCCATTCTGGGTCTAGCTGGTGCACACTATACATTTGGTTTCCCCACCAGGAGTATAATGTAAATGCCATTACGTTGGCAGAGACACAGTAGGCTAAGTAATTGCAGTATGAAATAATGATAGTATTCATGTTTGATATAGGAAGTTAATATCAATGTCTTTAATAAAATAACTCCCTCTAAGTCAAATAATAAAAGGGAATATTGGACTAGCTAGTGAGTTATGTAGTGATGGCGTAGTAATACTGCTTGATAAGATAACATGTATGTGTGTAGACTATGTGATTATGGAGAGGCGGATAGACAGGCAGTGGTAAAGGTGACAAGGAGGAATAGTGCTTATTGGAACACCGATCCAGGAGATGCATTTCAGATAGAtgggtacagtagacaggctgaGCTTAGAGAAGAGTTTCATTTATGTCTTAGGAATACACACTATTCATTGTGAATTTTAGGCCTGCTATAATGCATGACTATTAGGCCTACCATAAAACAACGCAACACTGCACATAATAaacattattataattatttgcATTATAATCATTCTTCTTCTTATTACGTTATTGTTTTGGTTCTGACCATGTTAATAACTGAGGGagtagcaacaaaaaaaaaaggtaGAAATTGTCAATAGTCCTATACTCCAGGCCTATCTCATTAACATAAGGGACGGTTCAATTACATAACTGGTTTGTTTTTATCAATTTGGCTATAGGCCTGTGTACTACCCAATTACCATTGAACGTGTTGCAAGAGGCTGGGCTGTGAAGCCACATACACCAAATGTCCGACAATGGCTGCCGCATTATTGTTCATATCGCCCATTGTGTTCTCAGCGCCATTTTGCATCAGCATGACAGCAGCCATGAGCGCCGTTACCTCAGTCATTCCCTCATGCTACAATGCTAGCTAAAGTAAGCTAAGCTAGGTCGGCTAGCCTACCATGCACCAAATTCCCACCAGGCTAGGCTAGACAAAAACAATAACTTGGTCAACACATTGTGTTCTTTGTCAGCTCTTGATTATGACGATTTATGTTGGCAAACGTCTTCACCCAAAACGTTTtatcatacatttacattttacatttaagtcatttagcagacgtgtTGTGTTTATTTTTGCACAGAATTAATTCACAGTAAGAATGCATTTGCCCCAGCAATAGCTTATTGGAAGATAATGAAAACATGTCAATGAAATTTAAAATCGCAAATGATTCGTTTTTGTATCTGTAGTACCCCAAAATCTGAAACCAACTTTGGAGATTTCATGTGTTGCCCTATAATAGATGAAACCATCACAACATGATTGTGTGGAAACAATATTAACGACAATAATAAtattacttattattattattataacacgCTGCATTTTGAACATATAAACTGTGCAATAGCAAATGATGCATTTTCCAAGACCAGTAACAGATATTTGGTAGACCAATACATCTCAAACAATCCCTATTtgcattatttctgtatttttcttATCTGAAATCACTGTTTGAATTATCATCTATCAAAAATAATTGCACTTTTCATTTACTAGTAACTACATAATCAAAAACACTTAGGCCACATTATAAAAGTTTGTTTTTATTTCAACTATGAAAATAATGTACAATAAATAATTTGAAATTTACTATTAAAGAATCTCAATAAATAAACTAGTTCTAAACCTCATCAACAGGATCAACGCCCGTCTTGAGATAATTTCTAAAAGCAGTCCAACTatcctttaggcctatatatctgATAGGCCTTCATTTCCTGAGAATTAAGCGATTGAGCTGCATTGAACAGTTTTGAAACATTAAGGAGACAGTATAGTATTTTACTGTAACTGCCAATTAATACTGTCAGAAAAAAAGAAGGCAATAAATACCTGAAATTTGAACAAGGGGAAATCCGTATGTGATTTCGATGGAGTAAACCAAAATTATAATGCCAGGAAAGGACATAATCGCTCCTTTTCTATCTCAGGCTCTATGTTATCTTCAAAATAAACCCAGGAATCTTTTTCATAAATGTGTTTCAGGAATGTTGCCGAGAAGCATTCATACCATTGTAATACGGTGGGACATTCTCCTTAATTCGATTGTTCtgtattgttgtttttgttgtcgtTAGAACTGTAAATGTTGTAAATCTATTGTACAAAGTGTGCTTGTAAATAAGTCAAAGTCCGCCTCGGAGAAATCTACCGGGCTGTCGAGCGAGCTCTGCAAGCTGGGCGATAAAGCGTCAGAAATCTGGAGGCAGGAATCAGCAGAAAAGAAATTCAAATCGGGCAGGGAGGATGCGTCCTGCTGCTCTGAAAACGAATGATCCGGGCCAGATGCGCCACCGTCGCCCATTGTTGCGGGGTTATCTGCAGTGGGCGTTGGGAACCGGGTCGACCGCACAGTTGTGTCAGAGACTGATGTGGGCTCCTGGCAGCTCAGCTGGCCCTCCTCAGGCGTGGGCTGGTTATTGTCACTGCTGTTCGTGTAGGAGGCTGCCGAGTTACACGTCTCCCCCTCAGACGCAGCCGAGCCCGAGGCTTCCAGTGGCTGGCTCGAGTAAGGCGAGGACGCATCGGCACCTTCCAGGGGCTCGAACCCGCCGGGGTCGCCCTCTTGGCCTTCCCTGTGGTGTGTCGTTTGCCGCTTGTGCTTCATCCTCCGGTTCTGGAACCACACTTTGACCTGTCTCTCGGTTAGATCCAGAAGGGCAGCTATTTCCACCCGCCGGGGCCGACAGAGATATTTGTTGAAGTGGAACTCCTTCTCCAGCTCCAGGAGCTGCGTGTTGGTGTAGGCAGTCCTCAGCCTCCGGGATCCGCTGCCGCTGTCCAGTCCACCCTGCGCCTCTGCAAAAGCCCAGACAATAGAACATAAATAAGTCCAAAATAGCAAGCTAATAGGGTTGAGCCTAGACATTTGGCACGCAGCTACTGAAAACCATAAAAATGAACGAGGCGTATCAAAATCTCAATAGGCCTACCCCACGTGCATTGTTTTCAAATGACTGCAGTGCTTCTCTGATGTCAGTCTATCAGGTTTGCAGAGAACACGCGTTATTCCTCTAAACCCCATATTTTGTTTTGTCCCATTGCCTCCACATTATATACTGACATCCAAAATGGCTACCCCAAACCCGGAGACATGGTTATGAATATATATCATTAAGACAGCACTGACACTGACTGCGATTAAATCGTTATTCCAGGACAAGATTTGCAATCTGTATCTTGAGAAAGGCAACTTTATCAgcaagaatacacacacacacacacatccgcaTTACGCATAGAATATCTGACACATACAGGCATTACAAAGACTTTGCAATATAGCTAACATATAGCCgcttatgtgtaggctatatatcaATGTTTAGATGCCTGACATCAAATCACGCAATGCAAGAAATGGATATGTTACAGCGAAATACAATCGAAAATTGTGTAATAGATTAGTAATAATAAGGATTATGACGGGAAATAGCTAATTCAAAGCAACACTGCAGCATAATGCAGGTCTCTGTGACTCCTCCATGCACACGACACAGAGCAGAAGGGCACTCATATTTCAGAAATAAACGCATGCTTTCTTGTCCTTTTATTAACATCAACATGAGACAAATGCCCTGCAAAAACGATTGAGAAAGATTAGGCTTCCATAGCTGTGGCTATGAGGTGCAGCATAGACCAACATGCAATGGAACCATGCAAATAAAGAAAATGGAAAAGAAAAGAAACAGCAGAACAAATGAATAGCCTTGTCTTTTACATCATGTACCGACCTGTCGGTGATTCAAGTCCTGCAGTGGCGTACCCGGAGGAtgcaggagagggggaagaggaggctaCCGTGGCATTCCCAGATTTGGGTCCCTTTTTCGAGGATTTCTTCTCTTTCATCCAGGGGAACTCGTGTGCCAGCGGGCCAGCCGTACTCGCCGGCGGGGCTGGGCCCTGTTGCGGCTGTGGCGTCCGAAGCTGGAGGCCATTGGAGGTTCGCTTTTGGCTCCTCGGTCGCGCCTGGCTGCTTGTGCAGGGACTCAAGCTGGGGATGGTGTGCTCGAAAGGAGGAGGAATTACTGTCGAGTCCTTGATTGATGAAGTTTGAAATGACTCCAGGACAGCGGGAAAAGACGTCAGGCACTCTGCAAGGGAAGGCTGGCTGTTTATGAACCCAATCTCCCTCTCAAATTCAAAATTCATAGCTTTTCTTAGTCCACAGGCGGACGGCGAGATCAAAACGagcaaaataaaaacaaaaacgcGTGATTATTAGCTCCCCGCTGTCCCGTATTTGCGGGCTTTAATAATTGTGTATATTGGTGATATTACTAGCGTATGGGGACCTTGGTCTACTAAACTGAAGACTATGGGCGAAATTGCAGCCAATTCCTGGTCACATGACCAGATTCAACCAATGGAAAGCCGGGGCCTGGTGGCTAAAGAAAGCATTATTTTCAGCAAATGCTCAAAAAATACCATAAGATATTGGTTTGTGTTAGCAGGGGGTATTATATTcgaagaaaaaaaagtgttcgGTTGCCAACTGTCTCACCTCGCTGTTTCGAGTGGGAGGTTATGTGAGGCCCTTCATGTCAAACAATGGAGATTTGCATGCAGATATTCTGCCTGGACCCTGGTGATGTAATCCAGCAAAACGTGGTTATTGTTAAGAGCACATTTACAATATGGCAAACGGGGTGTTTATACAAAAGAGGCCCATTAATCTTAAAAGTTTGACAGGAGAAGCAGACTTAAGGTAAAATATATCTCCACCCAACCTAGATGGGAGATGTCTCAACAGAAGGCTGAGATTCGCTTGGCAAAATACTGAAGAACGGTTTCCTAGAGCCTAGCATAGTGCAGGTTAGCAGCCTGCATGGTgtaatagtagactgttatatttttgttttcataaaGAGAAGCTACAGAGTGAAGAGAAAGGTCGGTGTGTGTAAGTGTATAATTACATTATGTTATCTCTCTATAACTGCTAGCCTAGCTCTTGATCACCTTGCGGAGAGATATGCTACTAAATTATatattgtgcgtgtgtgtgtgtgtgtgtatgtgtgtgaaatgGTCCTAAAAATATGCAGCCCAGCAAGGCCTTCCACTGACTGCTAGCTAGGAGTTTTCTCTCACAGTGTAAAAAACGGACGGCTTGTTTACTGAGCCGACTGACTAAAGTTCACAGCGAGGTCGCGTGTACAACTGCGAATCCTAGCTTCTTAAAAACTAAACACTTAGGCTGCGTTAACACTAATGCCCTATACGAATTTGTGTTTATTGATAAGCAATAACATAGTATATTGTGTATAGGTCTAGGTTACATGTATTGATTTTGAAGGATGTTGTAGAAGTTTAAAACGGATAGTAAGTACCCTAGCTGCTAGGATATTTTTGGAAACGTAGAATTTGTGAAAAAAAGAACTGCGGTGATCAATCTTTTCCCAGGCAAAGCGCTTGACAGCATCCAGCCTCAAGAATTATTCTCTTTCCTTCAAGATCGCAACAAAGAAAcgctctctctatcccccagAATCTAGGCCTACTGATTTTTACGAAAAAGCCAGTAGTCTAACAAACCAAACGCAGGCCTTAGAATTGTTTTCCATTGCGCATAAAACCCTGGTGCTGAAATAGGCATCGGCATTATCTcaaaaaagaagaaaaaggacCAAGATTGCAGTGCACTATTCGACTCAATTTGACTTGACTCTAGGTTTTCAAAACAAAGACGGGAGAAATGTGCGTGGGTGTTTGGCCCATTTAAAGCTAAATGCAAAGCAGTGAGTAGGCCGCGTTTCTCCCATACATGCAGGCTGTAGAATATGGAAAGGAGGTCAGAAGCACGAGCTCTCTTTGCTTATATTGGAGCTGACTGTGCAAAAACTGGGACAATTTAAGAGTATTTCTCACCATCAGGAATTTCATTTCCATTTTTTATGACTATTTGTTTCGAATTTTGAATGTGGTTTGTTTGTGCCACAAAAATCTTTACGCTTGCCAGAACATGGACTTGAAAcgttatttgtttatttatatatttattttggggGAATGTGCTCTTTCATATTTGGAGTGTGATGGGAGTGTGCTCTTTTTACTGCCTTTTTTTACAGCTAAGCAAACAATTCGAAAAACGATTAACAGACTTAACTACTGTTTAACAGACTATTAGCTAGGCTATATGTTGTCTTTTTATTATTCATGGTGGGTGATTAGTGTTTTCACACATTTATAATTAGGTGTAAGTTGATTTGGCCATTTTATGACAAGCCAAATGTGTTTTGAAGCGTAGAATAAACAGTGTattttattactattattattattactgttctgTTGTTAGTGCTACTTGTGTTATTTGTGTGAGTACTGCTGTATTAATCAACTTCCTCAGTTGCAGTTAGTTTTAGCAAGAGTATTAGTCTTGCTGGTTGCCTTTCAATATTTAACAGCATCTGAAAGGGAACTTAATTGCACGGAAATGTCAATGATAATGAGTATTTTCGGTAGCAATCCAAGCTATTAAACTATATGTTCTTGTATTTAGGTATGGGCATATTCCAAGATCTGTGATTGCTTGTTTGCCAATAAATTAGATTTCTAtgaaaataaatgttattttctaTACGTTGATTGTctttatacagtaggcctactctCGTTAAAATAGGATTAGGTATATGAGGCGATCTATGTGTAAACGATGTACAAAACTATTTAGCTTTTTGGCAAAGATTGTGTTGCCTTGGACCACGTGACCAACCCAAGCGCATACCCGAGGGCTCTTTCGGTAGTCTGGCACTAGCACGAGGAAAGATGCTCCCAAGaagctgtgtgcgtgcgtgtgtgtgactgaaagagagagaggggaatagagcCAGCGAGGGACCAATATAGTTTGTGCACGTGTCTACTATACTAATGAATACCTCTGCGTTTTTTAACAACTTTAAAAGTATGACCCTCGTTTCGTCTCAGGTGAAAACTTGAAATGACCACATAGAACTGAATAACATAACATTTTATTAAAGAATTGTTCAACAGACAACTCTTAACAATGAAATAAAAGGAGCTACAAAGGACAAAGGAAGTTCTCCAAAAGTGTTCAGCTATATTTCGTCTAATTCTCGACTATGCAGGAACGGTCTGATTCCGTCCTCGCTGACCCCTGTACAAGTCAAGACATTATTTACGTACAAGGGTAACATAAAACTATTTATTTCTAAAATACAATAACTAAAATGTATTCGTTACAATGACAAGAACACAACGTCTTTATAACAGGTAAATACTAAAAAATTACACTTTTTCTTGATATAAATACATGGGGGATAAATAATACAAAAAGAAAGTATTTAAACTGGCTAtaacaaataaatatatatttatgaaTGTTCACTTGAACATACATTGAGAAAGACGCTGATTGGACGTCTTCCGTTTCCAAAATAAGATGTATTTTTTCCCTTAACCATCAAAATGTAAACTCTAAGTGCAACAATGATGCCCAGACGAGAAAGCATTAGTGTAAACCTACACTTCAGCTTGGTTCCCGGACATGCATTTTGTTCAAATATACCCTGTTTCCACGTTAAGTCAAGACATGAGAAATTGTGAGCCTTTCGCATTAGTCTTGGCTAATGTAAGTGAACCCTATAGATTGaacgagagagagtgatagagagttgggagagcgagagcagggagcgatagagaaaagggagagagcggtggggggggggggagcctaTCATAGTTGTCAAAAGAGTTCTCAACTCCTTTTTACCCTGTGATGATGATATAACAACGTAACAAATATCAATTTAATGTCCTCGCGCGTGTGTTTGTGATTGTTTATGGACGTTAGCTAGCATAGCATAGCAATGTGAACCTAAACACCATAAGTGGGGGGTGTAGGCTTACGATGCATCTGCGCGATGCTGAAGGAGCTCTTCCCTTGAAGCCACAATGTTTGGCGAGgacatgtaaaaaataaaaaaaaatgtcactGCACAGTGGGTTAGTGAGACATTTCCAAAGAGAGGTAATATGAATAAGGGAAGTAATCGAAAACAATCCAGTGGTTTGCTTGCACCAATTGAAGAATGCATATTGACGTCAGTCAAGGTTAGCCATTTGTGCTGACTGCAAGGACGCAGGCTTAACATAAATCCACG contains the following coding sequences:
- the LOC129832907 gene encoding homeobox protein Hox-B2a-like, coding for MNFEFEREIGFINSQPSLAECLTSFPAVLESFQTSSIKDSTVIPPPFEHTIPSLSPCTSSQARPRSQKRTSNGLQLRTPQPQQGPAPPASTAGPLAHEFPWMKEKKSSKKGPKSGNATVASSSPSPASSGYATAGLESPTEAQGGLDSGSGSRRLRTAYTNTQLLELEKEFHFNKYLCRPRRVEIAALLDLTERQVKVWFQNRRMKHKRQTTHHREGQEGDPGGFEPLEGADASSPYSSQPLEASGSAASEGETCNSAASYTNSSDNNQPTPEEGQLSCQEPTSVSDTTVRSTRFPTPTADNPATMGDGGASGPDHSFSEQQDASSLPDLNFFSADSCLQISDALSPSLQSSLDSPVDFSEADFDLFTSTLCTIDLQHLQF